GGTGCGACTATTAATAAGACAGGTAGTTTTAAATTTAGGGCTACTAGAGTCGGCACAGATACAGTTTTAGCGCAGATTGTTCAACTGGTACAAGATGCCCAAGGTTCAAAAGCACCAATTCAAAGACTAGCGGACAAGGTTACAGGCTGGTTTGTGCCTGTAGTAATTGCGATCGCCCTTGCTACTTTTGTCCTCTGGTTTACCATCATGGGGAATGTTTCCTTAGCTTTAATCACTACTGTCGGCGTATTAATTATTGCCTGTCCCTGTGCTTTGGGTTTGGCAACTCCTACATCTGTCATGGTAGGTACGGGGAAAGGTGCAGAAAATGGAATTTTAATTAAAGGTGCAGAGAGTTTGGAACTCGCTCATAAACTGCAAACTATTGTCCTTGATAAAACTGGTACGATTACCGAAGGAAAACCCACTGTTACTGATTACAATACCGTTAGAGGAACTGGGAATAATGCAGAATTAAAATTATTACGCTTAGTCGCAGCAGTCGAACGTAATTCCGAACATCCTTTAGCCGAGGCGGTAGTAAAATACGCCCAGTCACAACAGATAGATCTACCAGAAAGTGATGAGTTTGAAGCAGTAGCAGGTAGCGGAGTACAAGGAACTGTTTCAGATTGCGAAGCTAGCCGTAGGCATCGCCTAGTACAGATTGGCACTCAACGCTGGATGTCTGAATTGGGCATCAAAACCGATACTTTACAACAACAAAAAGATATTTGGGAGGCAGAAGCCAAAACCGTAGTGCTAATTGCCATAGATGGCGAACTAGAAGGAATTATGGGTATTGCCGATGCGGTAAAACCATCTTCCACCGCAGCAGTTAGGGCATTACGCAATCTAGATTTAGAAGTAGTGATGCTGACAGGAGATAACCAAAAAACCGCCGAAGCGATCGCCCGTCAGGTGGGTATAGTAAGAGTAGAGGCGGAGGTACGTCCCGAGCAAAAAGCTGCCAAGGTAAGGGAATTACAGCAGGAAGGTAAAACTGTGGCTATGGTAGGGGATGGTATCAATGATGCCCCCGCACTAGCTCAAGCCGACGTGGGTATTGCCATTGGTACGGGAACGGATGTGGCGATCGCAGCTAGTGATATTACGCTCATTTCGGGAGAATTACAGGGTATTGTGACTGCCATACAGTTAAGTAAAGCGACGATTAATAATATCCGTCAGAATCTTTTCTTTGCCTTTGTTTATAACGTTATCGGTATTCCCATTGCAGCAGGAATTTTGTTTCCTTTCTTTGGCTGGTTGCTCAATCCAATTATTGCTGGCGGTGCGATGGCGTTTAGTTCGGTTTCGGTAGTAACTAATGCTTTACGTTTGAGGAATTTTAGTCCGTCAAAAGTCCGTTCATAAGCAAGGAGAAAAAAATATCATGTTAAATAAAAGCAAAATTGTTGGAAGTCTTGCAGGATTAGGATTCTTGTTGGCTTTAACTCCTAACATTGTACTGGCACAGAAAGAAGTAAAAATGCCTGCTTCGGCGGGTGAACAAACTAGCCAGT
This DNA window, taken from Pleurocapsa sp. FMAR1, encodes the following:
- a CDS encoding heavy metal translocating P-type ATPase; this encodes MNTATNTEKINLKLRGMSCASCASSIESAISNVPGVESCNVNFGAEQAAIKYNPRRTSIEDIQEAVEEAGYSAYSLQEQELVTGEDDREKAARKAESRDLIRKMIVGGVISVILIIGSLPMMLGLNLPFIPAWLHNPWLQLILTAPVQFWCGYRFYIGAWKAFKRHAATMDTLIALGTSAAYFYSLFATIFPNFFLSQGLMPEVYYETAAVVVTLILLGQWFENRAKGQTSDAIRKMMGLQAKDARVIRDGQEIDVPVNEVQIGDTILVRPGEKIPVDGEIISGNSTIDEAMVTGESIPVKKQPGDEVIGATINKTGSFKFRATRVGTDTVLAQIVQLVQDAQGSKAPIQRLADKVTGWFVPVVIAIALATFVLWFTIMGNVSLALITTVGVLIIACPCALGLATPTSVMVGTGKGAENGILIKGAESLELAHKLQTIVLDKTGTITEGKPTVTDYNTVRGTGNNAELKLLRLVAAVERNSEHPLAEAVVKYAQSQQIDLPESDEFEAVAGSGVQGTVSDCEASRRHRLVQIGTQRWMSELGIKTDTLQQQKDIWEAEAKTVVLIAIDGELEGIMGIADAVKPSSTAAVRALRNLDLEVVMLTGDNQKTAEAIARQVGIVRVEAEVRPEQKAAKVRELQQEGKTVAMVGDGINDAPALAQADVGIAIGTGTDVAIAASDITLISGELQGIVTAIQLSKATINNIRQNLFFAFVYNVIGIPIAAGILFPFFGWLLNPIIAGGAMAFSSVSVVTNALRLRNFSPSKVRS